In the Spirochaeta lutea genome, one interval contains:
- a CDS encoding DNA topoisomerase IV subunit B, which yields MATSKTVYDESKIKTLSSLEHIRLRSGMYIGRLGDGTNPDDGIYILLKEVIDNSIDEFIMGHGNKIKISLEDKRIRVRDYGRGIPLGKLVECVSIINTGAKYNTEVFQFSVGLNGVGTKAVNALSCFFRVVAFREGRYAEAVFAKGVLQSEKKGKAPKEADGTYVEFEPDPEIFGDYTYNREFIEERLWNYAYLNTGLTLYLGKEAFKSENGLRDLLDGEVGEDGLYETVHHKDQRLEFAFTHTAGNYGENYWSFVNGQYTSDGGTHLSAFREGILKGINEFYKKNFTGQDVREGIAGAVSVKLENPIFESQTKNKLGNTEVRSWIVAETRQAVDDFLHKNTTASKKLLDKIVQNEKLRKELAVVKKEAKEAAKKIALKIPNLRDCKFHFGDKKGSDESTIFITEGQSASGSMVSSRDVYTQAVFSLRGKPQNMFGRKRAEIYKNEELYNMMMALGIENDIEGLRYNRIVIATDADHDGFHIRNLMLTFFLSYFEELVVQGHVYLLETPLFRVRNKKETRYCYNPKERDQAIGELTSPEVTRFKGLGEISPKEFGQFIGPDIRLIKVDIKSLKAIHETLEFFMGKNTPTRRSFIMENLI from the coding sequence ATGGCGACATCGAAAACGGTTTACGACGAAAGTAAAATAAAGACCCTTAGTTCCCTGGAGCATATACGGTTACGCAGCGGGATGTACATCGGCCGGTTGGGCGATGGGACGAATCCTGACGACGGGATTTACATCCTGTTGAAAGAGGTGATTGATAATAGCATCGATGAGTTCATCATGGGACACGGAAACAAGATAAAGATTAGTCTTGAAGACAAGCGGATCCGTGTCCGGGACTACGGCCGCGGGATTCCCCTGGGGAAGCTGGTAGAGTGTGTTTCCATTATCAATACCGGCGCGAAGTATAATACCGAGGTATTCCAATTCAGTGTGGGGCTCAACGGGGTGGGTACCAAGGCCGTTAACGCCCTGTCGTGCTTTTTCCGGGTGGTTGCCTTCCGGGAGGGTCGTTACGCCGAGGCCGTCTTTGCCAAGGGGGTGCTTCAAAGCGAAAAAAAGGGAAAGGCGCCCAAGGAAGCGGACGGCACCTATGTGGAGTTTGAGCCGGACCCGGAGATTTTCGGCGACTACACCTACAATCGCGAATTTATAGAAGAACGCCTGTGGAACTATGCCTATTTGAATACCGGCCTTACCCTCTACCTGGGGAAGGAGGCCTTTAAAAGTGAGAACGGCCTGAGAGATCTACTCGACGGCGAGGTAGGGGAAGACGGGTTGTATGAGACGGTTCACCATAAGGACCAGCGTTTGGAGTTTGCCTTTACTCATACGGCGGGTAATTACGGCGAGAACTACTGGAGTTTCGTGAACGGTCAGTATACCAGCGACGGGGGGACCCATTTATCCGCCTTCCGGGAGGGGATTCTTAAGGGAATTAACGAATTCTATAAGAAAAACTTTACCGGGCAGGATGTCCGGGAGGGTATCGCCGGAGCGGTTAGTGTGAAACTCGAGAATCCCATCTTCGAAAGTCAGACCAAGAATAAACTGGGCAATACCGAGGTGCGTAGCTGGATCGTAGCCGAAACCCGCCAGGCTGTGGACGATTTTCTCCACAAGAACACTACTGCCAGCAAAAAACTCCTGGATAAGATTGTACAAAACGAAAAGCTCAGGAAAGAGCTGGCGGTGGTTAAAAAAGAGGCCAAAGAGGCTGCAAAAAAAATCGCCCTGAAGATTCCAAATCTCAGAGACTGTAAATTCCACTTCGGGGATAAGAAGGGCAGCGACGAGAGTACCATCTTTATTACCGAGGGACAGTCTGCCTCGGGCTCCATGGTTTCAAGCCGGGATGTCTACACCCAGGCGGTTTTCAGCCTCAGGGGTAAACCCCAGAATATGTTTGGTCGTAAACGGGCGGAGATCTACAAAAACGAAGAATTATACAACATGATGATGGCCCTCGGGATTGAGAACGATATTGAGGGCCTGCGGTACAACCGGATTGTTATTGCCACCGATGCCGACCACGACGGGTTTCATATCCGGAATCTTATGCTGACCTTCTTTCTGAGTTACTTCGAGGAACTGGTAGTGCAGGGGCACGTCTATTTGCTGGAGACCCCGTTGTTCCGGGTCCGCAATAAGAAGGAAACCCGGTACTGCTATAACCCCAAGGAGCGGGACCAGGCCATCGGTGAATTAACCAGCCCGGAGGTAACCCGGTTCAAGGGCCTGGGTGAGATCAGCCCCAAGGAGTTCGGACAGTTTATCGGTCCGGACATCCGGTTGATTAAGGTGGATATCAAGAGCCTCAAGGCGATCCATGAGACCCTGGAGTTCTTTATGGGGAAGAACACCCCAACCCGGCGCAGCTTTATTATGGAGAATTTGATTTAA
- a CDS encoding ATP-dependent Clp protease ATP-binding subunit gives MFKGLTQRAQKVLTILAQDEAKRFHSDQLLPEHIMLALLKEGGGIGYKALVKSMIDPSRMQIELEKAIPRKRGGFSFGDVPPSPRGKKVLEDSSEEAKSLGHEFIGTEHLLLACAKEPGGETNRFLEEYDVSVENLRQIVLELSGSGFASESAGTSPQGRRRSGGTATVGKRTTPTLDEFSRDLTMMAKSNTLDPVVGREREIERVVQILARRTKNNPVLIGEPGVGKTAIVEGLAQRIIDGQAPDVLMDKRVLTLDLASVIAGTKYRGEFEERLKRVMKEIQAAGNIILFIDELHTIIGAGGAEGAIDASNMLKPALSRGEIQCIGATTLNEYKKYVERDAALERRFQTVIVDEPTVEQTIQILQGIKDRYEEHHNVSYTPGSIEVAAMLSYRYIADRFLPDKAIDLIDEAGARKRIKNSVRPTEIQDLEKQIDSLVQEKVTLVNSQNYERAAAVRDEVQKLKKRVDEIKTAWKTTLKTEENIVDAEDIQVVISDITGIPMTRIAQTESEKLLHINKELDKKIIAQDEAISVIASAIRRSRTGLSSPNRPMGSFIFMGPTGVGKTLLAKTLAEFLFGNSDALIRIDMSDFMEKHNVSRLTGAPPGYVGYEEGGLLTEKIRRKPYSVVLFDEIEKAHPDVFNILLQVLEEGELQDNLGHKVSFRNTILIMTSNAGAREITRETSLGFQPMGNVLSYTEIKNSALNELRRQFRPEFINRVDEVVVFQSLTREHLTSILEIHLAEVQKRMAEREMILEVSKKAKAFLVEEGYDVKYGARPLRRTIQRQIEDPLATEILKGRFGPDSHIFVTLRQGSILFQERNKQRNAEAKDESGSASGSSKQTAKKTAKNSSHPSGREDEGGASGSSSDPEVVSSSTSSDS, from the coding sequence ATGTTTAAGGGACTCACCCAACGAGCCCAGAAGGTACTAACCATACTTGCCCAAGATGAGGCGAAACGCTTTCATAGCGATCAACTATTACCCGAGCACATTATGCTAGCCCTGCTCAAGGAAGGGGGCGGGATAGGGTATAAAGCCTTGGTGAAGTCTATGATTGACCCTTCCCGAATGCAGATAGAGCTTGAAAAGGCCATTCCGCGGAAACGCGGGGGATTCAGTTTTGGAGATGTTCCACCCTCCCCGCGGGGTAAGAAGGTCCTCGAAGACAGCTCCGAGGAGGCCAAGAGCCTTGGCCATGAGTTCATCGGAACCGAACATCTGCTGTTGGCCTGTGCCAAGGAACCCGGGGGAGAAACAAACCGTTTTCTCGAAGAGTACGATGTAAGCGTTGAAAACCTGCGGCAGATCGTCTTAGAACTCTCCGGGTCGGGTTTTGCGTCCGAGTCTGCGGGAACCTCTCCCCAGGGACGCCGCCGTAGCGGTGGAACTGCCACGGTAGGCAAACGAACCACGCCGACCCTGGATGAATTTAGCCGGGATCTAACCATGATGGCCAAGAGTAATACCCTTGATCCCGTGGTGGGCCGGGAACGGGAGATTGAGCGGGTAGTGCAGATTCTTGCCCGGCGGACCAAAAATAATCCGGTTCTTATCGGCGAGCCCGGGGTGGGTAAAACCGCTATTGTAGAGGGGCTTGCCCAGCGAATTATTGACGGCCAAGCCCCGGATGTGCTCATGGATAAGCGGGTGCTCACCCTGGATCTGGCCAGTGTTATTGCCGGAACCAAGTACCGGGGTGAGTTTGAGGAGCGCCTTAAGCGTGTAATGAAGGAAATTCAGGCAGCGGGCAACATCATCCTGTTCATCGATGAACTTCATACCATCATCGGGGCAGGGGGAGCCGAGGGTGCCATTGATGCCTCCAATATGCTCAAACCGGCCCTGAGCCGGGGAGAAATCCAGTGTATCGGCGCTACCACCCTGAACGAGTATAAGAAGTACGTAGAACGGGATGCAGCCCTGGAGCGGCGGTTTCAGACCGTTATTGTGGACGAGCCGACGGTGGAACAGACCATTCAGATTCTCCAGGGAATCAAGGACCGCTACGAGGAACACCATAATGTAAGCTATACCCCCGGCAGCATTGAGGTAGCAGCCATGCTTTCCTACCGCTACATTGCCGACCGGTTTTTACCCGACAAAGCCATTGATCTCATCGATGAGGCTGGAGCCAGGAAGCGGATTAAAAACAGCGTACGCCCCACGGAGATTCAGGATCTGGAAAAACAGATCGACTCACTGGTGCAGGAGAAGGTCACCCTGGTTAATTCCCAGAACTACGAGCGGGCTGCCGCGGTGAGGGATGAGGTGCAGAAGCTGAAAAAACGGGTGGATGAAATCAAAACCGCTTGGAAAACCACCCTGAAGACCGAAGAAAATATAGTGGATGCTGAGGATATTCAGGTGGTGATCTCGGATATTACCGGCATTCCCATGACCCGGATTGCCCAGACCGAGAGCGAAAAACTTCTGCATATCAACAAGGAGCTTGATAAGAAGATTATTGCCCAGGATGAGGCTATTTCGGTCATCGCTTCCGCTATCCGTCGGAGCCGGACCGGTCTATCCAGTCCCAACCGGCCCATGGGGTCCTTCATTTTTATGGGACCCACCGGGGTAGGGAAAACCCTGTTGGCGAAAACCTTGGCAGAATTTCTCTTCGGGAACAGCGATGCGTTAATACGGATCGATATGTCCGATTTTATGGAAAAACATAACGTCAGCCGGCTGACAGGAGCCCCTCCGGGGTATGTCGGCTATGAGGAGGGGGGACTTCTCACAGAGAAAATCCGGAGAAAACCCTATTCGGTGGTTCTCTTCGACGAGATCGAGAAGGCCCATCCCGATGTCTTTAATATCCTGCTCCAGGTTCTGGAGGAGGGTGAGCTCCAGGACAATCTGGGACACAAGGTCAGTTTTCGAAACACCATTCTTATCATGACCAGCAATGCCGGAGCCCGGGAGATTACCCGGGAGACTTCTCTGGGATTTCAGCCCATGGGGAATGTGCTTTCCTACACGGAGATAAAAAACAGCGCCTTGAACGAGCTCCGACGTCAATTTAGACCCGAGTTCATCAACCGGGTAGATGAGGTGGTGGTCTTCCAAAGCCTTACGAGGGAACATCTCACAAGTATCCTGGAAATCCATTTAGCAGAGGTGCAAAAACGGATGGCTGAACGGGAGATGATTCTGGAGGTGAGTAAAAAGGCTAAGGCCTTCCTGGTGGAAGAGGGCTACGACGTGAAGTACGGAGCCCGGCCCCTCCGGCGGACAATCCAGCGTCAGATTGAAGATCCCTTGGCCACGGAAATCCTCAAGGGCAGGTTCGGACCGGACAGCCATATTTTCGTAACCCTCCGTCAGGGGAGTATTCTCTTCCAGGAGCGGAATAAGCAGCGTAACGCCGAAGCCAAGGATGAATCGGGTTCTGCCTCGGGTTCGAGTAAACAGACGGCCAAGAAGACGGCTAAGAATTCCAGTCATCCCTCCGGCCGGGAGGATGAGGGCGGCGCTTCGGGTTCTTCATCAGATCCGGAGGTTGTATCCTCCAGCACCTCCTCGGATAGCTAG
- a CDS encoding ABC transporter permease, translating into MRARLGRLFAFSFTALRITLGSGARRKGSLTRLRGGVIGVGLSIVPLIVVLHVSDGMIQGITARYIEVGSGHIQLQSRFAVEPQELSATLDSLAGIPGVVRAQPERRGLGLLRGDLGNSGVQIRGVEPEWYRDDPGVRQYLSLEEGEFRLGEDDLLIGTALARELGVGVGDEVRLLTVRRGATGALLPRVSRFVVRGLVSSGYRELDRLWVFIQRQRGLEILHESSSSDQITLKIDDPFTLPNPLLSRNSQAGQSVLEEIARVLSPQWRMVTWYDAERAQIMNFIATKNMLLVIMVVILLVAAVNVSSTMINLVEERRKELITLKSLGASPAWVMGVVLLGGGVSGGLGIILGGTAGMLCSLWINEILRGIEWVINTALFWQESIQIINPEFYLERIPVTPLVGDTLLLLAAALGVSVLASLFPALRAARLRPAEVFQKP; encoded by the coding sequence ATGAGGGCCCGGCTCGGCAGGTTGTTCGCCTTCTCGTTTACCGCCCTGCGAATCACCCTGGGAAGCGGGGCCAGGAGGAAGGGCAGCCTCACCCGGCTCCGGGGCGGGGTTATCGGGGTAGGGCTGAGTATTGTACCCCTGATTGTGGTCCTGCACGTTTCAGATGGGATGATTCAGGGCATCACCGCCCGGTACATTGAGGTGGGATCCGGGCATATCCAGCTCCAGTCGCGATTCGCCGTGGAACCCCAGGAACTCTCCGCTACCCTGGATTCTCTTGCCGGGATTCCGGGGGTGGTTCGTGCCCAGCCCGAGCGTAGGGGGCTTGGTCTTCTCCGGGGGGATCTGGGCAATAGCGGTGTCCAGATCCGGGGAGTTGAACCCGAGTGGTACCGGGATGACCCCGGGGTCCGCCAGTACTTGAGTCTCGAAGAGGGGGAGTTCCGTCTCGGCGAGGATGACCTGCTCATAGGTACCGCCCTGGCCCGGGAACTCGGCGTGGGGGTTGGAGACGAGGTCCGGCTTCTGACGGTCCGGCGGGGAGCTACGGGGGCGTTGTTGCCCCGGGTCAGCCGGTTCGTGGTCCGGGGGCTGGTTTCCAGCGGATATCGGGAGCTGGACAGACTTTGGGTATTCATCCAACGCCAGCGGGGGTTAGAAATCCTCCATGAGAGCAGTAGCAGCGATCAAATCACCCTGAAAATTGATGATCCCTTTACCCTCCCTAATCCCCTGTTGAGCCGGAATAGCCAGGCCGGGCAGAGTGTGTTGGAGGAGATTGCCCGGGTACTGTCCCCCCAATGGCGGATGGTCACCTGGTACGATGCCGAGAGGGCGCAGATTATGAACTTCATCGCAACCAAAAACATGCTCCTGGTGATCATGGTGGTCATTCTTCTGGTTGCGGCAGTTAATGTCAGTTCCACCATGATCAACCTGGTGGAAGAACGGAGGAAGGAGCTGATTACCCTCAAATCCCTGGGAGCCTCCCCGGCCTGGGTTATGGGGGTGGTGCTCCTCGGCGGCGGGGTTTCGGGTGGTCTGGGCATCATTCTGGGCGGAACGGCGGGAATGTTGTGCTCCCTCTGGATCAACGAAATTCTCCGGGGAATTGAATGGGTTATCAATACCGCCCTGTTCTGGCAGGAGAGCATTCAGATTATCAACCCCGAGTTCTACCTCGAACGTATTCCGGTAACGCCCTTGGTGGGGGATACCCTTCTGCTGCTGGCTGCGGCCCTGGGAGTTTCGGTCCTGGCCTCGCTGTTTCCTGCCCTGCGGGCTGCCCGGCTCCGCCCTGCCGAGGTCTTTCAAAAACCCTAG
- a CDS encoding ABC transporter ATP-binding protein, translating to MESSTIDLIQVQKEYRNGSETLEVIREVSLSISPGIVVITGESGSGKSTLLNLLGGMDRPSRGRVMVAGVEVSRLSETELGPFRTSTVGFIFQFHHLLRDFTALENVMLPCYMARGDKRGALDRARELLERVGVAHRMNAFPGQMSGGERQRTAVARALVNNPQVVLADEPTGNLDEYHSREVEELLFSLARDLGKTLVLVTHNPKLAGFGDLHLELSKGVIRQEVP from the coding sequence ATGGAGTCCAGTACGATCGACCTAATTCAGGTTCAAAAGGAATACCGCAACGGCTCGGAGACCCTGGAGGTAATCCGGGAGGTCAGTCTGAGTATTAGCCCGGGCATCGTGGTGATCACCGGGGAGAGCGGCTCGGGTAAAAGTACCCTGCTGAATCTCTTGGGTGGCATGGACCGCCCGAGCCGGGGACGGGTCATGGTGGCCGGCGTGGAGGTTTCACGGTTGTCTGAAACCGAGCTGGGCCCCTTCCGAACCTCCACCGTGGGATTCATCTTCCAGTTTCACCATTTACTGCGTGATTTTACTGCCCTGGAAAACGTTATGCTGCCCTGTTACATGGCAAGGGGTGATAAACGGGGCGCCCTCGACCGGGCCCGGGAGCTGCTTGAACGGGTCGGGGTCGCCCACCGGATGAACGCCTTTCCCGGCCAAATGTCCGGAGGTGAACGCCAACGGACCGCGGTAGCCCGGGCGCTGGTAAACAACCCCCAGGTTGTCCTCGCCGATGAGCCCACGGGAAATCTCGATGAGTACCATTCCCGGGAGGTTGAGGAACTGCTGTTTTCCCTTGCCAGGGATCTGGGTAAGACCCTGGTGTTGGTAACCCACAACCCAAAACTCGCCGGATTCGGCGATCTGCACCTGGAGTTGAGTAAGGGTGTCATCCGCCAGGAGGTGCCATGA
- a CDS encoding ABC transporter permease produces MAESWVLFIARRFLRTRRREGSISTSLLSIIGIAVGVMALIVVLGVMNGFQVGTIQDILELSSFHVQIRRAGGRAQVLPESVQAALDEDPLVRHWFPFTDIQALVQGNFSDLQGMQIRGIDPRDFWQDEVLQDMITLRPGFPDFSRPGTIVLGNELARFLGVKTGDSISVVSISAADLDLRNPQEVTLEVAGTLESGYYQYDRNIALVSLQTMRDYLGWDSALSVGIKLRDRYQDRVFINRSEGLVSLLAKPGGTPEQTQILSWRQMNRAIFGALRVEKGIMFLLVSLIFLVVGVNIFQGLRRIIHERSLDIGMFKAMGARPRQIRRIFVLEGAAIGVLGSSAGTALGLLLGYHINTIVSGISALFGGGISPQMFFVTRIPVHIIPQEVVWVALFGLWSAVFAGLAASRSVLQINPLEALGRE; encoded by the coding sequence ATGGCTGAAAGTTGGGTGCTGTTTATAGCCCGAAGATTTTTACGGACAAGACGCCGGGAGGGGAGCATCAGTACGAGCCTGCTCTCCATCATCGGCATCGCGGTGGGTGTGATGGCCCTGATCGTCGTGCTGGGGGTGATGAACGGGTTTCAGGTTGGGACCATCCAGGATATTCTGGAACTGAGCAGCTTCCATGTTCAAATACGCCGGGCAGGGGGCAGGGCTCAGGTACTGCCCGAATCGGTCCAGGCGGCCTTGGACGAGGATCCCCTGGTTCGTCATTGGTTTCCCTTCACGGACATTCAGGCCCTGGTGCAGGGGAACTTCTCAGACCTCCAGGGAATGCAGATCCGGGGAATTGATCCCCGGGATTTCTGGCAGGACGAGGTGCTCCAGGATATGATTACCCTCCGTCCCGGGTTCCCGGATTTTTCCCGCCCCGGAACCATCGTTCTCGGCAACGAACTGGCCCGCTTCCTGGGGGTGAAAACCGGAGATTCCATCTCGGTGGTCAGCATCAGCGCCGCCGATCTTGATCTGAGAAACCCCCAGGAGGTAACCCTGGAGGTAGCGGGGACCCTGGAAAGCGGGTACTACCAGTATGACCGCAACATAGCCTTGGTGAGTCTGCAAACCATGCGGGATTACCTGGGCTGGGACAGTGCTCTTTCCGTGGGCATAAAACTGCGGGACCGTTATCAGGACCGGGTCTTTATAAACCGGTCTGAGGGGCTTGTTTCCCTGCTCGCGAAACCAGGGGGCACCCCGGAACAAACCCAGATCCTCAGCTGGCGCCAGATGAACAGGGCAATTTTCGGGGCCCTCCGGGTGGAGAAGGGAATAATGTTCCTGTTGGTCAGCCTGATATTTTTAGTGGTCGGGGTCAATATATTCCAGGGCCTCCGACGTATCATCCATGAACGCAGCCTGGATATCGGAATGTTCAAGGCCATGGGAGCCCGGCCCAGGCAGATCCGACGGATCTTTGTTCTGGAGGGGGCGGCCATTGGTGTGCTGGGCAGTTCCGCTGGGACGGCATTGGGGTTGCTCCTGGGCTACCATATCAATACCATCGTCTCGGGTATTTCCGCCCTCTTCGGCGGAGGAATTTCTCCCCAGATGTTCTTTGTCACCCGGATTCCCGTCCACATCATCCCCCAGGAGGTTGTATGGGTAGCCCTCTTCGGGCTATGGTCGGCGGTGTTCGCAGGTCTGGCAGCCTCCCGGTCGGTGCTGCAAATAAATCCCCTGGAAGCCCTGGGGCGGGAATAA